A single window of Hyla sarda isolate aHylSar1 chromosome 2, aHylSar1.hap1, whole genome shotgun sequence DNA harbors:
- the LOC130357206 gene encoding olfactory receptor 1496-like, whose amino-acid sequence MENVSMVFNNYDFVLLGLIEMQHLRYFYSVVALVLYLSTLFLCALTVYVVWAEQSLHDPMYIFICNLVGNVMVGSSAFLPKLTIDLFSGCTTISLSVCLTQAFFIHTYTSIEVLTFTIMAIDRYLAVGFPLRYHSLMTNKKALQSLTMFWLVTLIGRLVGVMLVVRLILCGNSINNVYCEIISLIQLACGGSAMNDIYGLTWTLLIIIGSIIIVIYCYIQTFYICLKISTEASQKAIHTLVTHIITYSTFTIVIIFVGFRYRFNTGSLSKVTHLVISVSGMVVSITLNPLIYGIRTEALRKKMICTLKEIFHKQTLDK is encoded by the coding sequence ATGGAAAATGTATCTATGGTCTTCAACAACTACGACTTTGTTCTCTTAGGACTCATTGAGATGCAGCACCTGAGATATTTCTACTCTGTGGTCGCTCTTGTATTATATCTCAGCACATTGTTTTTATGCGCATTAACTGTGTATGTTGTATGGGCAGAACAATCCCTCCATGATCCTATGTACATCTTCATATGTAACCTGGTGGGAAACGTCATGGTTGGCAGCTCAGCATTCCTCCCCAAGCTGACCATAGACTTGTTCTCCGGATGTACCACCATTTCCCTGTCAGTATGTCTGACCCAAGCATTCTTTATTCACACCTATACTTCTATAGAGGTTCTAACTTTTACCATCATGGCCATTGACAGGTATTTGGCTGTTGGTTTTCCATTAAGATACCACTCTCTGATGACCAATAAGAAGGCTCTACAGTCCTTGACTATGTTCTGGTTGGTGACCTTAATAGGCAGGTTGGTAGGTGTTATGTTGGTGGTAAGATTAATATTATGTGGTAATAGCATTAAcaatgtgtactgtgaaataaTCTCTCTAATCCAGTTAGCTTGTGGCGGTTCAGCCATGAATGACATCTATGGGTTAACTTGGACTTTACTGATAATCATTGGCTCCATTATCATTGTGATCTACTGCTACATACAGACATTCTATATCTGCTTGAAGATCTCTACGGAAGCCTCCCAGAAAGCCATCCACACACTGGTGACCCACATAATCACATACTCTACTTTCACAATAGTTATAATATTTGTCGGTTTTAGATATAGGTTTAATACTGGTTCTCTATCTAAAGTGACGCACCTTGTAATCTCAGTAAGTGGTATGGTGGTGTCTATCACCCTTAATCCTCTAATCTACGGGATAAGGACAGAAGCTTTAAGGAAGAAGATGATTTgtactttaaaggaaatctttcaTAAGCAGACATTGgataaataa